AGCTTGTGGGAGAGGAATTATCTTTCATATGAACCTTCGAGGATAAGAGTCTGGAGCCCTGCATTGCCCGCCATTTCGAAGCCACCTGCATATGCGCAAAACGGGGTCCGCAGAGACATGGGCAACACGCGGGGGATTCCAATGGCGATGCGACGAGGCCGGAGTCGACCGCGTCGCATTGATAACAGTGGAGATGGCGCCTGGTACTTCTGCGTTCGCACCGAGACCACTACGCAACAGGTACTCGTCGGTACTTTGTCTGTCAGTGACAAGTCAGAGTCGAAGGGCTGGTTATTTTATTTTTGGCACTTGCAATATTCACACTAAAGGCCTGGCGTCGCTATCCGTAGAGCCGCAACGTTTCAACGTTAACAACTGCCCTCACGTTACAGGACCCTTTGAGGCGCACTCAATCAACCCGAGCACCTCCCCCAGAACAACTTCCTCCTGTCATCCCACTGCAAGCACCCGAGCTTGCAGAAACCCGTGCCTACCCGCCTCCTTCCTTTGTGTTCAAATCGTACTCTGGCAATCATCGACTCCCTTGTTCGACTGGCCATCTCGCATCACGTCGCCTCGCCCAGGCCCTAGGTATATGGCTTAATCCCATCCCAGCCTCCGTCACCGTCGTCTCAAACGACACGGTCGCGATGGCATCGCGAAATGGCTCAACCGCGCCCACCCCGCGGAAGCTGGTGACGTATGGCAAGCCCTCGCGCAAGAGGCATATGCAGAGTGCGGTGCCGCTGCGAACTGCCGAATTGTacacgacatcatcaagccacGTCGAGCCCGCCGAACCTGTCGCAAAACCATCGGTGCCCTCGCTCCCAAGATCAACATCAGATCCATCACCGAGACTCCATGTTAATAGCCGACCGAGCGCGCCCGATGGGTCAAGCCGCGCGAAAGCCGGGGAAGGACAGAAGACGGAGTCGCGAGATGCGACAGACTCGAAGAAGCGAAAGCGCCTTCAAGCTGCGCTTGCAGAGTCGATGGATGATGACGGAGCTCCTTCACCACAGAAGCAACCAAAGCCTACGAAGACGCTTCCACGACATCCGCCAGCCGCGACATCCCAGAACGATGCCAAAACCCCTGGTCTCCCTGGTCGCGAACCCTTGATGAAAAAGAGCCCTAAAGACGCAGGCGCTCGTTCCCGCCTTCTACCTCGAAGCAAGTCTGATATATCAGCAACTAAATCCAGCCTCGGACCGACGCCGATTCCCAAGAACCGCGAGCCAGAAGTGACGAGGCCTAAGAAGCGACGTCCACGATTGATTGATGCGCTTGCCGCCCAACGGCCGGATAGCTCAGATTCCGACGATTCAGCTCCAGAAGTCGACCATCACAGCCCACCATCGCCCGTGTACAGCGGGGCGGCAACGCCTTCGCAGCAATCACAAGATAACTCTCAAACCAACTCCCAATACAATTCTCAAGATGCAGTCATTCGGCCGAGAGCTCGCCCTGCGGGTGTTCAAGGGAGGCGAATAAAGTATACCTATGGACAATCTCGATCGATTCTAAGCGAGTCCTCGAAACTCAGCGAGCCTGGAATGGGGGCAGGCATGGCTACCACAGAAGAAGAGTTGGACGCGTTGCTCGCTTCACCACCCCCACCACCTATAAACCCGGACCCCTTTGATATGAGCGATGACGACCTGGATGAGGACGGAGATGTGCGTCCCGCAATCAAGAGCGTGCACGAGTTGCGGCGAGCGGGAGCGAACAATCGATTCgccgacgagatggaggatctGCTCGCGCGGATAGGAACACCTAGCAGTTCTCCCTCAACCATGAGGAGGAATGCGTTACTGGAGCTTGCACAGAAACTACAGAACAAGGACTTCATCGGCCAGTTCCGCGACCATGCCACCCGCGACAAAATTGCTTCCAACATCGGTCAAGAGGAAGATGTGATCAGCGGGTTTGCTCTGACGGCCGTCCTCGTCACGTTTCTAAACTTCAGTGATGCGGCGCATCTCCTGCGACAGCTGGTAGAGGACGGCCTAGGCAAGTTGCTCGGTGTCCTTCTGCATGCATCCGAGGACATTGATGAGATTGTGCAACGAAAAATGAGACTCTCCAAGATGAGCAGAGCTTCTGTCAGCCAAGTCAAGACGCTtctgatgaagatggataTTTGGCAAGGACGTCACCTTCAGGAGCTGTCACCCCAGACGCTTGCTCTGCAGTTGCTGAACATAGTATGTCAGCGCATTGATCCTCTGCAGACTTCAGGGGTCATCAGAGACATTGAAAGCGATCTCACAGTCATCATGGAACGTTGCACAACTGCAGACCCGAGCACCAATGCGGTATTTGCTCTTGTGGTCTCAATTCTGGAGACACAATCAAGCCAAGCTGTgggcgatgaagaggaggtcTCATGGGTATCTCAGCAGACATCCAAGGTTGCCTGCTTCCTCAACAACAGTCTGCGGCAATGGCCAGAAAAGCCTGGCAGTGTCGAGACTACAACACTCAAACTCTCGATCAACATGTCAAACACGGCACATGGAGCAGCAGCCTTCAACGACGAGGTTCTATTGGCGAGACTTTCCAGCTGCATGCGTGCAGGGTTCAAATCAGCGCTGGATGCATTGAGCAACCGACGCCTACGAGGGGAAACTTATGATGGACTCCTCCTGGTGCTCGGTGTGGCAATCAACATCCTGGAGCATTGCCCGCCTGCTCGCGCTAACATCGCCGGTGAGCCATTGGACGGCCTGGTGACCCTGTACCTACAGAACCAGGCCTCGATGAGCGAGGTAAGCCTTTTCTTCCAGTTCATGTACATGTCGGAGCTAACAAGAGTGATTCAGGCCGACTCTGTGGAAAAGTCACAACTCACTGTGGCTTTCGGGTATCTCGCGGTGCTGCTGGGTTACCTGTCGCTTATAGACTCAGCACGACAACGGTTCGCAGAGCAGGCGGGAAGTGGAGGGATCTCGAGCCTCATCTCATCGATCCAAGAGTTCATCGGAATGTACAGGTCCGTGGACAACAAGGTGACAGAGCTCGAGGGGCTTGTCAATGACCTCCAAATCCGACAACGGATGAAATAGATGATATGGGTTGAGCTGGTGAGCATCCTGGGCGTTATACTAAACTAGAGGCTTTGCTTGTAGGAGAGGGATATAAAGTCCAAAAGGCGACGGATATGTGCTTTGAGAACAACTCTTATGACATACCTGCTtcaaagtcgatgatgcTACAATGTGAGCTTGATAACCCAACATGAATACCATTTCGTCAGGGAGGCTGATATGCACATATCCGGCTTGGGGGTGACGGATAACCAACCAGTATGCAGCCAGCGAGGAGCACAACTCCCTAACCAGCAATCCCGGAAAGTTTAGGCGTCACCTGCACGGGCCAAAGTTACCTCAGGTATGATgcaaggggagggggagggggggaagATCCGGTGGGGGGGGTTTAGTTAGCTtgggactggactggacgcAAGTCGGTTGAGTCTGTCTGTCTTGTTTGCCCGCGGGTTGCACTGACACTTACACTTGACGTACACCTGAACTTCCAGGCTGTTACActggcatcatccatccaaacTCCGATCATACATCCCGTCGCCCATCAACTCCCATCCGTTTCGTTTTCGTCCGTAACTGTGACTGCGCCGGCTGTAGGTCTCGGCTTTGTACCGCCACCTGTTCCCTTTTTGGGCTCCCCCAGCATCTTTACCCGGCTCCAAACCAAGCGGCAGTTTCTCCAACTGCCCTTCTCTTGTTCCACTCACTCTCTCGACCTGCGTGTGCGATCGCGACAGGACGCTGTTCCACCATGCCTTCCCCCAAGCAAAGAAAGGTCGCCATTGTCGGCAGCCGCTCCGTCGGTGAGTATTGATTCGTACTGATCCCCCCTCTCGATGTTGGAATTTGCTTCTGCAAGTGTCGGGTGCAGACAGAGCTGACAGAGATGGATCAAACAGGCAAGTCGTCTCTGGCGGTGCGGTTCGTGGACGGTCACTTCGTCGACAGCTACTACCCCACGATCGAGAACACGTTTAGCAAGATGATCAAGTACAAGGGCCAGGACTTTTCTACCGAGATTGTCGACACGGCAGGCCAAGACGAGTACAGCATCTTGAACTCGAAGCATTTTATTGGAATCCACGGGTACATGCTCGTCTACTCGGTATCATCGCTGCCCTCGTTCGAAATGGTGCAGGTCATTCGGGAAAAGATTCTAAACCACCTGGTGAGTGGAGATGTTCACACCTCTGCGACGAGAGCGCaccagagagagagaaagctGACTGTTCATCGCCTAGGGCACCGAGTCGGtccccatcgtcatcgtggGCAACAAGAGCGATCTGCGACCCGAGCAACGGCAAGTCACCCCCGAGGACGGGCAGaagctcgccgagaagaTCCAGTGCGGCTGGACCGAGGCGAGCGCGCGGTACAACGAGAACGTGGGCAAGGCCTTTGAGCTCTTGATAGCGCAGATCGAGAAGTCGCAGAACCCCGGCGAAGCGCCTGCGAAGAGCAATTGCGTCCTGATGTGAGGCAATTGCGAAACTCTCTCTTCCCCCCGAAGAAGCCCATTCCACCACCCAGGCGATCACGATCACGATGATGATTCGGAGCCGCGGGGCAAAAACCCAGGCGTCCAAGCCCTGTCCTGTCGTTTCACAGGGTCACAGGGCACAAGGTGGTTCGGGATGGCCAGGACATGGGCTTGATTCAGAGTCCTGTTTATGGCTAAATTCTCCGTGGTGTCAGATTTTGTACGCAGCCATCAACGACTGCCaacttgtccttgtcttgtcaTTTCCTCTCCATGTCTTGTTTTCTGCCATTTTTACAACTAGAGTATACGGTTCAATCAACGGGTTTGGTTTTTTGGGTTTAGAATTTTCTTTCGAAGAATCCATCCCTGCCCTGACTCATGGCCGGGATGATGTCCTGATTCGTGACTGACGCCAGGGAACTTGTTAGCTTGGACATGGGGTTGACAATAGCTGCAGAGGCAGCTCGCAACTACCGAGAAGTGCTATCTGTCTTTTTTTGCACGTCCCCGGTCCCGGGTTAGGTAATTGGTTCCTGATATCTGGCCCGGGCCTTGGTTGTAAAGGCTGAATCTGCTGTTGTTTTCTTGGCGGTCTGCATCAGCAAGTTTTGGGACCATCATGTGAATGCTTGCGATTCCAGGCCAGGCGCAGGCCGCGACCCAACTTGGCCCCATTCGGCCGGTCCCGCTATCGGATCCTTGGTGGCTGCATCGGCCTCGCGTATGCAATTCAGGGTCGTATTAGCACCGGGAGAACGATTCGAGATCCGCGGTCTCGGTCATTGGGTTGCATGCCCATGGAAGAAAAAGTTAGGAATCCGATGCCCTTGTCTTGGCTATTCACCGGTGAAATCCACGGGATTTGCTGTGTCGCCGTAAAATCCGGATATAGAAATTTGTATTGCTGCCATGGAGTTGTCATCTATTGCTTGTGCTGTCACAAGGTACCTATCCAAAGTACCTTGACGCCTAAACTTTGGGCTGAGTGTACTTCGGCCACCGAGACCCTGCGTACAGGTGGTACGTGTGCAGGCATCACAGCCTCAATTTACATCTCACCGCGCATCAGCCCTTTGTCCTCCGTCCTTTATCACGGCCCCTGACGAAAAAAAGAACAAGACACAAAGCAAGAGACTCACTCTCCAGTCGGAGAATAACCAGATTAGACTCCTCattttttcctttctttctttccttcccATGTCCTTACAAGTGATACCCGCCCCTGGCTCATAACACCCATCTCACCAATACCCTCAAACCTCAGCCTGATGCCCAATCCCGACCCTGCCACCGACTGCCCCTTCTGCGGCTTCAAGCCCGAAAGGGGCGAATATGAGCTCCTTCTAGTACGCATGCCTCTTCCCCTTCACACCCCTGAATATTATTGCTTTCTTCACCGCCCCTAAGCAAAAACCCATGGACTA
This genomic interval from Fusarium keratoplasticum isolate Fu6.1 chromosome 9, whole genome shotgun sequence contains the following:
- a CDS encoding WAPL domain-containing protein gives rise to the protein MASRNGSTAPTPRKLVTYGKPSRKRHMQSAVPLRTAELYTTSSSHVEPAEPVAKPSVPSLPRSTSDPSPRLHVNSRPSAPDGSSRAKAGEGQKTESRDATDSKKRKRLQAALAESMDDDGAPSPQKQPKPTKTLPRHPPAATSQNDAKTPGLPGREPLMKKSPKDAGARSRLLPRSKSDISATKSSLGPTPIPKNREPEVTRPKKRRPRLIDALAAQRPDSSDSDDSAPEVDHHSPPSPVYSGAATPSQQSQDNSQTNSQYNSQDAVIRPRARPAGVQGRRIKYTYGQSRSILSESSKLSEPGMGAGMATTEEELDALLASPPPPPINPDPFDMSDDDLDEDGDVRPAIKSVHELRRAGANNRFADEMEDLLARIGTPSSSPSTMRRNALLELAQKLQNKDFIGQFRDHATRDKIASNIGQEEDVISGFALTAVLVTFLNFSDAAHLLRQLVEDGLGKLLGVLLHASEDIDEIVQRKMRLSKMSRASVSQVKTLLMKMDIWQGRHLQELSPQTLALQLLNIVCQRIDPLQTSGVIRDIESDLTVIMERCTTADPSTNAVFALVVSILETQSSQAVGDEEEVSWVSQQTSKVACFLNNSLRQWPEKPGSVETTTLKLSINMSNTAHGAAAFNDEVLLARLSSCMRAGFKSALDALSNRRLRGETYDGLLLVLGVAINILEHCPPARANIAGEPLDGLVTLYLQNQASMSEADSVEKSQLTVAFGYLAVLLGYLSLIDSARQRFAEQAGSGGISSLISSIQEFIGMYRSVDNKVTELEGLVNDLQIRQRMK